The [Clostridium] celerecrescens 18A genomic sequence TACGGCAATCGGTTCCAAAGTGGATTTGGCTGTGGATGATGTTTACTTAAATTCAAAAAAACCATACGTTCCACTTAATGAAATCCCCCGCTGGGCATATGGATTCACAGCTGCTATTATCATAATCGGCTGGATTCTATGTGGTCTTTTCGGAATATTAGTTGGTACCATGGGAGGCGTGTTTGTTATTAAAAGATCGATTTCTCCTAAGCATAAGAGCCCGATGCCTTCCTGCTTAGGTGTATCAGTGCTGTGCGTTGTCATACAATTTTTATTCCTGTTCATGAGAATTGCGGTAGCTTTATAGGCATTCTTAAAACATAATTTAAAATAGAACGAATACAAAAAATTAACTATCAGCCTTGAGTTGATAGTTTTTTCTTTTCTTAAAGCCAGGATAAATTGAGAAAGTCATCAAAGGCGCACCGCGAACAATATCCCCATTAAGGAGAGGAGCCGGCAAGATTGGAGGAATCCTGCCGGCTGTATGAAAAAAGTTTATCTAAAAGGATATTACCTGTAACAAGTATTAATATAACGTTGGGATATGTAGAAAAGTTGTGGAAGATGTGAACAGTTTGTGAAAGAGGCTGCGCTCTTCACAAGGGACAATCCTGGTGAAACTGAATCCAAATGAAAATGGGGCACTGCAATATCCGGGGATGCCAGTGTAAGAAAAGAAGATAATTTTCCAAACTTACAAACCGCAAACTTGCGTTCCCCGCACCATATATGATACAATCGATCAGTTGATGCATGTTTTCATTAAGATGAATTTATTTGGAGGAATTTTAATATGAGGTTACGTCATATACCAGGCTCGGAGGAGGAAATCGCGGGCAGCCCCTATGTTGTTCAGAATCCTTTTGAGAAAAAGGGCTGTTGGAAGGAAGTGTTTGGAAATGAAAATCCCATAGAGATAGAAGTTGGAATGGGAAAGGGCCGTTTTATCATGGAACTGGCTGCTATTCATCCGGAAATCAATTATGTTGGTATTGAGAGGTATCCCAGTGTTCTGTTGAGAGGCTTACAGAAAAGGGCTCAGATGGAACTTGATAATATATTCTTTATGTGTGTGGATGCAAAAAACCTGGCCGATATATTTGCTCCGGGGGAGGTTCAGAAGGTCTACTTAAACTTTTCCGATCCCTGGCCAAAGGACCGTCATGCAAAGCGCAGACTCACATCAGAAGATTTTATGGCTGTTTATGAACAGATTTTAAAGCTTGATGGTTCAGTAGAATTTAAAACTGACAACAGGGGGCTATTTGATTATTCCCTGGAATCAATCCCGAGAGCTGGGTGGCAGGTTAAGGAATTCACCTATGACCTTCACAACAATCAGATGGGAGAGGGAAATGTAATGACAGAGTATGAAGAAAAGTTTTCCTCTCAGGGGAACCCTATTTATAAATTGATCGCTGGAAGAAAATAATTAAAAACTGGCATCCGGATTTATAACCGTGATGCCGGTTTTGCATATAATAAAGCAAAAGCAGATGCGGGAGCAGCAGTTATGGGAATGAAAGACAAGGTTACAAGCAAGCTTCTTCAGGCGACCAGTGACAAAACGGAATTAAATAAGAAAATGCTGTCTTGGAACAAATCTTTTGTAGAAGTGAACAAAACATTAGGCGGAAATGCACAAAAAAATAAGAATAATAAATAAATTCGAAAAAGTTGTAAATTATTTGTAAAAAAGGTGTTGACTTTTGTAGGATACAGTTATATAATTACACACGTGCTCAAGACGAGAGCACAGTGAAAGAAAAACAAAAGACATGCGCCTTTAGCTCAGTTGGTAGAGCAGTAGACTCTTAATCTATTTGTCCGGGGTTCGAGCCCCCGAAGGCGCACTAAAAAGTTCCGGTTTTGCAGACAGAGAGCTGCGGGGTTGGGGCTTTTACTTTGTCCGGATTTATGCGGGTCCACAAGGTGGCGGTTAATTTTCTAGGAGTAGGAAAGAAGCTTGAAGCCGATCTCTTTTCGAATCAGTGTTTAATGTTAATAACCGTCCTGCTATGGAGCTTCTGGGCTTTGGTGTGGTTGCCACAATAGCCAGTGCAATTTGCAGCCGTCCTGTAATAGAATATCTGGAATAAGTGGAAAGTGTTGACCGTGCTGGCGGAGTAAAAATATATAAATAATGCCGCTTCATAATAAATGTTGATTATTTATTAGTCATGAATCATTTATTATGAAGCGGCCTTTTATTATTAAAATTTAAATCAGAATATAGTTGTTTAAAATCTGGGCTTGGTTGGAGGCCAACGCTAAGTGGCTGTCATGGTTTCAAGCTTTACTAAAAACTGAACATTACGTTACATATTGACACTAAGGCAAAAAAGGAATACAATCAATCCAATTATGAATTTAATTCGTATATATAAACTTTCGGAGGTATGAAATGAATCGAACCGTAGAACGTACATTTATGATTTTGCAGTTGATCGCTGACAGGAAAAGGGGGATAACCTTACAGGAGATTACCAATGAAATGGGGATGGCTAAGAGTAGTGTTTTTGTCATTGTACAGTCATTATTGGAACTGAACTATATTACAACACTCCGTGATAATGATAAGAAATACTGTTTAGGGATAGAGACTTTTTCCTTGGGTATGAAATATGTAGATGATATGAGTCTGATAAAAGAATGTACCGTAAATCTTCAGCCCATATCTGAAAAGTATAACAAAACAGCTTTTGTTGCAGTACTAAATGGAACCA encodes the following:
- the trmB gene encoding tRNA (guanosine(46)-N7)-methyltransferase TrmB; the protein is MRLRHIPGSEEEIAGSPYVVQNPFEKKGCWKEVFGNENPIEIEVGMGKGRFIMELAAIHPEINYVGIERYPSVLLRGLQKRAQMELDNIFFMCVDAKNLADIFAPGEVQKVYLNFSDPWPKDRHAKRRLTSEDFMAVYEQILKLDGSVEFKTDNRGLFDYSLESIPRAGWQVKEFTYDLHNNQMGEGNVMTEYEEKFSSQGNPIYKLIAGRK